The Planococcus versutus genome contains a region encoding:
- the fliI gene encoding flagellar protein export ATPase FliI encodes MNLWEGEYLELLSDIEPIKKHGKVIQVIGLTIESRGPNAKIGELCLLYPNRNEPPIEAEVVGFKENRIMLMPLQDLSQVGPGCLVVATGGPLQIKVGPSILGKVLDGTGMPLDESLLPRGLKKYSTNNAPPNPLKRPRIDKPLEVGVRAIDGLLTVGQGQRIGVFAGSGVGKSTLMGMIARNTEADINVIALVGERGREVRDFIERDLGPEGLKKSVVVAATSDQTPMQRIKAALTATAIAEYFRDQGKNVMLMMDSVTRFAMAQREVGLAVGEPPTSKGYTPSVFALLPKLLERSGTSSKGTITAFYTVLVDGDDMNEPIADAVRGILDGHIVLDRKIAQKGQFPAINVMASVSRVMHEVVSEEHQQAARDFKRLLAAYETSEDLINIGAYKSGANKEIDDAIRAYPLIREYLQQDIYEKAKIEESVERLSAQFGGI; translated from the coding sequence ATGAACTTGTGGGAAGGTGAATACCTGGAATTGCTGAGTGACATTGAACCGATTAAAAAGCATGGGAAAGTGATTCAAGTAATTGGTTTAACGATTGAATCACGAGGACCCAATGCGAAAATTGGTGAATTGTGTTTGCTTTATCCAAATCGCAACGAGCCACCAATCGAAGCAGAAGTGGTTGGATTTAAAGAAAACAGAATCATGCTTATGCCACTTCAGGACCTTTCGCAAGTGGGGCCGGGATGTTTAGTCGTTGCAACAGGAGGACCACTTCAGATTAAAGTAGGTCCTTCTATTTTAGGAAAAGTTTTGGACGGAACGGGGATGCCGCTTGACGAAAGCTTGTTGCCTCGTGGCTTGAAAAAATATTCTACTAATAACGCACCTCCCAACCCATTAAAGCGCCCAAGAATCGATAAACCTTTAGAAGTTGGAGTTCGTGCCATCGACGGTTTGCTGACTGTGGGTCAAGGTCAACGCATTGGGGTATTTGCGGGAAGTGGTGTTGGGAAAAGTACGTTAATGGGTATGATTGCACGTAACACAGAAGCGGATATTAATGTTATTGCTCTCGTTGGAGAGCGTGGAAGAGAAGTTCGCGACTTTATTGAACGTGATTTAGGTCCTGAAGGGCTGAAGAAATCGGTAGTCGTTGCAGCAACTTCAGACCAAACACCTATGCAGCGCATTAAAGCAGCTCTGACTGCAACCGCAATTGCTGAATATTTCCGGGATCAAGGGAAAAACGTCATGTTGATGATGGATTCAGTTACGCGGTTTGCGATGGCACAGCGAGAAGTGGGTCTTGCAGTAGGAGAGCCTCCGACTAGTAAAGGCTATACACCAAGTGTTTTTGCATTGTTACCCAAACTGCTCGAACGTTCGGGCACTTCTAGTAAAGGCACAATCACTGCTTTTTATACAGTGTTAGTGGACGGAGACGATATGAACGAACCGATTGCTGATGCGGTGCGCGGAATTTTAGATGGTCACATTGTGTTGGATCGTAAAATTGCTCAAAAAGGTCAATTTCCAGCGATTAATGTGATGGCGAGTGTTAGCCGTGTCATGCACGAAGTGGTTTCAGAAGAACATCAACAAGCCGCACGTGATTTCAAGCGTCTGTTAGCAGCGTATGAAACGTCAGAAGATCTTATCAACATCGGAGCTTACAAGAGTGGGGCGAACAAGGAAATTGATGATGCCATTCGAGCCTATCCGCTAATTCGAGAATACTTGCAACAAGACATTTACGAGAAAGCCAAAATAGAAGAAAGTGTTGAACGGCTATCCGCACAATTTGGAGGAATTTAA
- the fliJ gene encoding flagellar export protein FliJ, producing the protein MLNGYPHNLEEFKLTQFNFRFQKILDLKENEKGFAQIQMAEAMKQHEVGHQQKRMIQKKIMDIEQLKNAKQQSGVNISELRMLEEYIYQLQDQSLSSERELEYLQKKVSASQSVLQEKAKEEKTWENLKQQKLTHFKEENKAAEQSFFDEMASTRFYRLAKANNLAEGT; encoded by the coding sequence GTGTTGAACGGCTATCCGCACAATTTGGAGGAATTTAAACTGACACAATTCAACTTTCGATTTCAAAAAATATTAGACTTAAAAGAAAATGAAAAGGGCTTTGCGCAGATCCAAATGGCTGAAGCTATGAAACAACATGAAGTAGGACATCAGCAAAAAAGAATGATTCAAAAAAAAATTATGGATATTGAGCAGTTAAAAAACGCCAAACAGCAAAGTGGCGTCAACATTTCAGAACTTCGCATGTTAGAAGAGTACATCTATCAGCTTCAAGATCAATCGCTTTCTTCTGAAAGAGAATTGGAATATTTGCAGAAAAAGGTTTCAGCGTCTCAAAGCGTGCTGCAAGAAAAAGCAAAAGAAGAAAAAACGTGGGAAAACTTGAAGCAACAAAAACTAACGCATTTCAAAGAAGAAAATAAAGCTGCTGAACAAAGCTTTTTCGACGAAATGGCAAGTACGCGATTTTATCGTCTAGCTAAAGCGAACAATTTAGCGGAAGGAACTTGA
- a CDS encoding flagellar hook-length control protein FliK, whose amino-acid sequence MEALKPMFQQTISPITKTTSKPVLNQAEFASLLESLAPPHVSEQPAPAESIVEILESVLVSLQELLIEEPTTEHQEIQYAILQLQELQTESKQAHLTMVDQNAPDSNSKLVVLLEKIGEQLQVLSDKSTRGSEKTSIFNEPEEEKKRLGFNGLAQISKKLSELIDMLEKQQQVIKLDTQLKTVEREVPLLSTVNESHSVKNISKLVSEILKPLNVTAKLSVETQVTPKELELVDVTPLQKSQSKEEIQSLKVPVEVETVQPLPIAIDGGKSSSFLMKAEASQQPSPLIRLPNLLEDLSGMLKNSMRLAESQEGMKMRVNIFPEHLGHLEILLTSTNGKLAAQIMASTPMAKEAIELQLNQLRTSLIQQGVEVEKIEVLEQSSQRSFSQQQPHAEQRFTQQQQNKALRNGNRYFQSEDELVKEIRKPLSEGLMKIDYTV is encoded by the coding sequence ATGGAAGCGTTAAAGCCGATGTTTCAACAAACCATTAGTCCTATCACAAAAACTACTTCGAAACCTGTTCTAAATCAAGCGGAATTCGCTTCTTTACTAGAATCATTGGCACCTCCTCATGTTAGCGAACAACCAGCACCCGCAGAAAGCATAGTAGAAATCTTAGAGTCTGTGCTAGTGTCTTTGCAAGAATTGCTAATTGAAGAGCCAACAACTGAGCATCAAGAAATTCAATACGCTATTCTTCAACTGCAAGAGCTTCAAACTGAAAGCAAGCAAGCCCATTTGACGATGGTTGATCAGAATGCACCGGACAGCAACAGTAAATTGGTTGTGTTGCTTGAGAAGATTGGAGAACAGCTACAAGTTTTAAGTGATAAATCGACTAGAGGATCTGAAAAAACGTCGATTTTTAACGAGCCGGAAGAAGAAAAAAAACGTCTAGGATTTAACGGGTTAGCACAAATTTCTAAGAAGCTGAGCGAACTGATCGACATGCTCGAAAAACAACAACAAGTAATCAAGCTAGATACGCAACTAAAAACGGTAGAGCGTGAAGTGCCGTTGTTATCAACTGTTAATGAAAGTCATTCAGTAAAGAATATTTCAAAGCTTGTCAGTGAAATACTGAAGCCACTAAATGTTACGGCTAAGTTGTCTGTTGAAACACAAGTGACTCCAAAAGAACTTGAATTAGTAGACGTTACCCCTCTTCAGAAAAGCCAAAGCAAAGAAGAAATTCAATCTCTTAAAGTACCAGTAGAAGTAGAAACTGTTCAACCTTTACCTATAGCGATAGATGGTGGAAAGTCTTCAAGCTTTTTAATGAAAGCAGAAGCCAGCCAGCAGCCATCTCCACTGATACGTTTACCAAATTTGTTAGAAGACTTGAGCGGGATGCTGAAAAACTCCATGCGTTTAGCGGAAAGTCAAGAAGGCATGAAAATGCGTGTCAACATTTTCCCTGAACATTTGGGTCATCTTGAAATCTTATTGACATCGACAAATGGCAAGCTAGCCGCTCAAATTATGGCGAGTACGCCAATGGCAAAAGAAGCGATTGAACTTCAGCTAAATCAGTTGAGAACTTCATTAATTCAACAAGGTGTGGAAGTGGAAAAAATTGAAGTGCTTGAGCAAAGTTCACAACGGTCTTTTAGCCAACAACAACCCCATGCAGAGCAGCGGTTTACACAACAACAGCAAAATAAGGCTTTGCGTAATGGTAATCGTTATTTTCAGTCTGAAGATGAATTAGTTAAAGAAATAAGAAAACCGTTATCTGAAGGATTGATGAAAATAGATTACACCGTGTAA
- the flgD gene encoding flagellar hook assembly protein FlgD, whose protein sequence is MNISTVTMGAATAPDAKTAPTNALGQDVFLKILVTQMKHQDPMEPLKDTEFIGQMAQFTSLEQLTNLNKTMTQFVNNQGSSSLADYAHLIGTAVKWQSETESGEGIVKALSSKNGELMAELEGSDVKVPINSIIHIEKSTATSNEQETV, encoded by the coding sequence ATGAATATTTCGACAGTGACAATGGGAGCGGCGACAGCACCGGATGCTAAAACTGCACCAACAAATGCGCTCGGACAAGATGTATTTCTTAAAATTCTAGTAACTCAAATGAAGCATCAAGATCCAATGGAACCATTAAAAGACACTGAATTTATTGGCCAAATGGCTCAATTTACAAGTCTTGAGCAATTAACCAATTTAAACAAGACGATGACACAATTCGTCAACAATCAAGGAAGTTCTTCGTTAGCAGACTATGCACATTTAATCGGTACAGCTGTTAAATGGCAGTCAGAAACAGAGTCAGGTGAAGGAATCGTGAAAGCCTTGTCCAGCAAAAATGGTGAATTAATGGCTGAACTTGAAGGATCAGATGTAAAGGTGCCAATCAACTCGATTATTCACATTGAAAAATCGACAGCAACATCAAATGAACAAGAAACTGTGTAA
- a CDS encoding flagellar hook-basal body complex protein, whose product MLRSMYSGVSGMKNFQTKLDVIGNNISNVNTVGYKKSTINFQDLLSQNMSSSGANPMQVGLGSSTASINVNHNAGSLMSTGVGTDLSIMGDGFFVVQDPKATAPAGQYLTRAGNFTVTAAGDLVTAQGYNVLDSGQNKINVSNFESFSINRSGEVVGKLANGNEQKISIGISTPENPAGLRKIGGSLYEMTNIASANGLNVQTATTANTEIGSGMLEMSNVDLTEEFTEMIIAQRGFQANSKTITTSDEILQEVMNLKR is encoded by the coding sequence ATGTTACGTTCAATGTACTCAGGTGTATCAGGTATGAAAAATTTCCAAACAAAATTAGATGTTATTGGAAACAATATCTCTAATGTCAATACAGTAGGCTATAAAAAAAGTACTATAAATTTTCAAGATCTTTTAAGCCAAAATATGTCTAGTAGTGGCGCAAACCCGATGCAAGTAGGTCTAGGTTCATCCACAGCTTCAATCAACGTAAATCATAATGCAGGATCGTTAATGTCTACAGGAGTTGGAACAGATCTTTCCATTATGGGAGACGGGTTTTTTGTTGTTCAAGATCCAAAAGCTACTGCTCCAGCAGGACAGTACTTAACACGTGCAGGAAACTTTACCGTAACAGCTGCTGGTGACTTAGTAACCGCACAAGGCTACAACGTTTTAGATAGCGGACAAAACAAAATCAATGTCTCAAACTTTGAATCATTTAGTATCAATCGCTCAGGAGAAGTGGTGGGGAAACTAGCCAATGGAAACGAGCAGAAAATTTCTATCGGAATATCAACGCCAGAAAATCCTGCAGGGCTTCGTAAAATAGGGGGGTCATTATACGAAATGACAAACATAGCTAGCGCAAATGGATTAAACGTTCAAACTGCTACAACAGCGAATACAGAAATCGGATCAGGCATGCTCGAAATGTCTAACGTTGACTTAACAGAAGAGTTTACAGAAATGATCATTGCACAACGTGGATTCCAGGCGAACTCTAAAACAATCACTACTTCTGATGAGATTTTACAAGAAGTTATGAACTTAAAACGTTGA
- a CDS encoding flagellar FlbD family protein, producing the protein MINLTRLNRSSIVLNAIYIERLESTPDTVVTLTTGKKVHVLETVEEVMDQVTDYYRKLNILPRLHEPNLDE; encoded by the coding sequence ATGATTAACTTAACTAGGTTAAACCGTTCATCTATCGTATTAAACGCAATTTATATTGAACGACTAGAATCGACACCGGATACCGTGGTGACGTTAACAACCGGCAAAAAAGTCCATGTACTGGAAACTGTAGAGGAAGTTATGGACCAAGTAACCGATTATTACCGGAAGCTAAACATTTTACCTCGTTTGCATGAGCCGAACCTAGACGAATGA